One region of Arvicola amphibius chromosome 3, mArvAmp1.2, whole genome shotgun sequence genomic DNA includes:
- the Ptpn23 gene encoding LOW QUALITY PROTEIN: tyrosine-protein phosphatase non-receptor type 23 (The sequence of the model RefSeq protein was modified relative to this genomic sequence to represent the inferred CDS: deleted 1 base in 1 codon), which produces MEAVPRMPMIWLDLKEAGDFHFQSAVKKFVLKNYGENPEAYNEELKKLELLRQNAIRVARDFEGCSVLRKYLGQLHYLQSRVPMGSGQEAAVAVTWTEIFSGKSVAHEDIKYEQACILYNLGALHSMLGAMDKRVSEEGMKVSCTHFQCAAGAFAYLREHFPQAFSVDMSRQVLSLNVNLMLGQAQECLLEKSMLDNRKSFLVARISAQVVDYYKEACRALENPETASLLGRIQKDWKKLVQMKIYYFAAVAHLHMGKQAEEQQKFGERVAYFQSALDKLNEAIKLAKGQPDTVQDALRFAMDVIGGKYNSAKKDNDFIYHEAVPALDTLQPVKGAPLVKPLPVNPTDPAVTGPDIFAKLVPMAAHEASSLYSEEKAKLLREMMAKIEDKNEVLDQFMDSMQLDPETVDNLDAYNHIPPQLMEKCAALSVRPDTVKNLVQSMQVLSGVFTDVEASLKDIRDLLEEDELQEQKLQETLGQTGAAPGPSVAKAELVEVRREWTKYMEVHEKASFTNSELHRAMNLHVGNLRLLSGPLDQVRAALPTPALTPEDKAVLQNLKRILAKVQEMRDQRVSLEQQLRELIQKDDITASLVTTDHSEMKKLFEEQLKKYDQLKVYLEQNLAAQDNVLRALTEANVQYAAVRRMLSELDQKWNSTLQTLVASYEAYEDLMKKSQEGKDFYADLESKVATLLERAQSICRAQEAARQQLLDRELKKKAPPPRPTAPKPLLSRRDEGEAVETGDPPEELRSLPPDMVVGSRLPDPFLGTTAPLHFSPGPFPSSTGPAAHYLPAPLPPGTYSGPTQLMQPRAAVPMAPGTILYPAPTYTSELGLVPRSSPQHGVVSSPYVGVGPPPPVVGLPSAPPPQFSGPELAMAVRPATTTVDSVQAPISSHVAPRPNPTPALPQPCFPVPQPVSQPIPQPQPLPAPYAFPVGTKQHLTGPPPQHHFPPGVPTGFPAPRIGPQAQPQPQPQPPQPVFGPQSSHQPLPFQHPHLFPTQAPGILPPPPPPYPFTPQPAAVLGQPTPTLHSQIYPVPSQEPLPPHSGALPFPSPGPPHPTLAYGPAPSPRPLGPQATPVSIRGPPPASQPTPSPHLVPSPAPSPGPGTVPSRPPTAEPPPCLRRGAAAADLLSSSPESQHGGTQPPGGGQPLLQPTKVDAAEGRRPQALRLIEQDPYEHPERLRQLQQELETFRGQLGDAGALDAIWRELQEAQEHDARGRSIAIARCYSLKNRHQDVMPYDSNRVVLRSGKDDYINASCVEGLSPYCPPLVATQAPLPGTAADFWLMVHEQKVSVIVMLVSEAEMEKQKVARYFPTERGQPMVHGALSVALSSVRTTETHVERVLSLQFRDQSLKRSLVHLHFPTWPELGLPDSPGNLLRFIQEVHAHYLHQRPLHTPIVVHCSSGVGRTGAFALLYAAVQEVEAGNGIPELPQLVRRMRQQRKHMLQEKLHLRFCHEALVRHVEQVLQRHGMPPPGKPAASVNISQKNHLPQDSQDLVLGGDVPISSIQATIAKLSIRPLGGVDSPAASLPGLVEPPGLPPASLPEPTPVPSSSPPPLSSPLPEAPQPEEEPPVPEAPSLGPPSSSLELLASLTPEAFSLDSSLRGKQRMSKQNFLQAHNGQGLRAAQPTDDPLSLLDPLWTLNKT; this is translated from the exons AATGCTATTCGTGTTGCACGGGACTTTGAGGGCTGCAGTGTCCTTCGAAAGTACCTTGGCCAGCTACACTATCTGCAGAGTCGGGTGCCCATGGGCTCCGGCCAGGAGGCCGCTGTAGCTGTCACCTG GACTGAGATCTTCTCGGGAAAATCTGTGGCCCATGAAGACATCAAGTACGAGCAGGCCTGTATTCTCTACAACCTTG GTGCATTGCACTCCATGCTGGGGGCTATGGACAAGCGCGTGTCTGAGGAG GGCATGAAAGTCTCCTGCACCCACTTCCAGTGCgcagcaggtgcctttgcctACCTGCGTGAACACTTCCCACAGGCCTTCAGTGTTGACATGAGTCGCCAGGTCCTCTCTCTCAATGTCAACCTCATGCTG GGCCAGGCTCAGGAGTGCCTGTTGGAGAAGTCCATGTTGGACAACCGGAAGAGCTTTCTAGTGGCCCGCATCAGTGCACAG GTGGTAGATTACTACAAGGAGGCATGTCGGGCCTTGGAAAACCCAGAAACTGCTTCTCTGCTGGGCCGTATCCAGAAAGACTGGAAGAAGCTGGTCCAGATGAAGATCTACTACTTCGCAGCTGTGGCTCAT ctGCACATGGGGAAGCAAGCTGAGGAGCAACAGAAATTTGGGGAACGG GTGGCCTACTTCCAGAGCGCCCTAGACAAGCTGAACGAAGCCATCAAGCTGGCCAAG GGCCAACCTGACACTGTGCAAGATGCACTTCGATTCGCTATGGATGTCATTGGGGGAAA GTATAATTCTGCCAAGAAGGATAATGACTTTATCTACCATGAGGCAGTGCCAGCACTGGATACCCTTCAGCCTGTAAAAG GAGCCCCGTTGGTGAAGCCCTTGCCAGTAAACCCCACAGACCCAGCTGTTACAGGTCCTGATATCTTTGCCAAATTGGTACCTATGGCTGCCCATGAGGCCTCATCACTGTACAG CGAGGAGAAGGCCAAGCTGCTTCGGGAAATGATGGCCAAGATTGAAGACAAGAATGAGGTCCTAGA tCAGTTCATGGACTCAATGCAGCTGGACCCTGAAACAGTGGACAACCTAGATGCTTACAACCATATCCCACCCCAGCTCATGGAGAAGTGTGCGGCGCTTAGTGTCCGGCCTGACACTGTCAAGAACCTTGTCCAGTCTATGCAGG TGCTGTCGGGTGTGTTCACGGATGTGGAAGCCTCCCTCAAGGACATCAGAGATCTGCTGGAGGAAGATGAGCTGCAAGAGCAGAAATTGCAGGAGACCCTGGGCCAGACTGGGGCTGCCCCTGGCCCCTCCGTGGCCAAGGCTGAGCTCGTAGAGGTGAGGCGAGAGTGGACCAAGTACATGGAAGTTCATGAAAAGGCGTCCTTCACCAACAGCGAGCTGCACCGTGCTATGAATCTGCATGTTGGTAACTTGCGCCTGCTCAGTGGACCACTGGACCAGGTGCGGGCTGCCCTACCCACACCAGCCCTCACCCCAG AGGACAAGGCTGTGCTGCAAAACCTGAAGCGCATCCTAGCCAAGGTGCAGGAGATGCGGGACCAGCGTGTGTCCCTGGAGCAGCAACTCCGAGAGCTGATCCAGAAGGATGACATCACTGCCTCCCTGGTCACCACTGACCACTCAGAGATGAAG AAACTGTTTGAGGAGCAGCTGAAGAAGTATGATCAGCTGAAGGTGTACTTGGAGCAGAACCTGGCTGCCCAGGACAATGTCCTCCGGGCACTGACTGAGGCCAATGTGCAGTATGCGGCTGTGCGGCGGATGCTTAGTGAACTGGACCAGAA GTGGAATTCCACACTACAGACCCTGGTGGCTTCATATGAAGCCTATGAGGACCTGATGAAGAAGTCCCAGGAAGGCAAGGACTTTTATGCAGACCTGGAAAGCAAGGTAGCCACCCTGCTGGAACGGGCACAGTCTATCTGTCGTGCCCAAGAGGCTGCCCGCCAGCAGCTCCTGGACAG GGAGCTAAAGAAAAAGGCACCACCACCTCGGCCCACAGCCCCCAAACCATTGCTCTCTCGCCGTGATGAGGGTGAGGCAGTAGAGACTGGCGACCCACCTGAGGAGCTGCGCAGCTTGCCCCCGGATATGGTGGTTGGCTCACGGCTGCCTGACCCATTTCTAGGAACTACTGCCCCACTCCACTTTTCTCCTGGCCCCTTCCCTAGCTCCACAGGCCCAGCAGCCCACTATCTCCCAGCACCCTTACCCCCTGGAACCTATTCAGGCCCCACACAACTGATGCAGCCTAGGGCTGCAGTGCCCATGGCACCTGGGACAATCCTCTACCCAGCCCCCACCTACACATCAGAGTTGGGCCTTGTACCCAGATCCTCTCCCCAGCATGGAGTTGTAAGC AGTCCCTATGTGGGGGTAGGGCCACCTCCACCAGTTGTAGGTCTTCCCTCTGCTCCACCCCCCCAGTTCTCAGGACCTGAGTTAGCCATGGCAGTTCGGCCAGCTACCACTACAGTAGATAGTGTCCAGGCCCCTATCTCTAGCCATGTAGCACCACGGCCAAACCCTACCCCAGCTCTCCCCCAGCCCTGCTTTCCTGTGCCTCAGCCTGTGTCCCAGCCTATTCCCCAACCGCAGCCTCTGCCCGCACCCTATGCTTTTCCTGTAGGGACCAAGCAGCACCTCACAGGCCCTCCGCCACAGCACCACTTTCCTCCTGGGGTCCCCACAGGCTTTCCAGCCCCTAGGATTGGGCCTCAAGCTCAGCCTCAgccccaaccccaacccccacAACCAGTATTTGGTCCACAGTCCTCACATCAGCCCCTTCcattccagcatccacatctcTTCCCAACTCAGGCCCCAGGgattcttcctccacctccacctccctacCCTTTTACCCCTCAGCCTGCTGCTGTCTTGGGGCAGCCAACACCCACCCTGCACAGCCAGATCTATCCTGTCCCATCTCAAGAGCCTCTTCCCCCACACTCGGGGGCTCTGCCCTTCCCTAGCCCTGGGCCTCCTCATCCCACCCTGGCATATGGCCCTGCCCCTTCCCCTAGGCCCCTGGGTCCTCAGGCAACCCCAGTTTCTATTCGAGGTCCCCCACCAGCCAGTCAGCCCACCCCTAGTCCCCACTTGGTGCCTTCACCTGCCCCATCGCCAGGGCCTGGTACAGTACCTTCAAGGCCTCCAACAGCAGAGCCACCACCATGTTTGCGCCGAGGTGCTGCAGCTGCAGACCTCCTGTCTTCTAGCCCTGAGAGCCAACATGGAGGAACTCAGCCTCCTGGGGGTGGGCAACCCCTGCTGCAGCCTACCAAGGTAGATGCAGCTGAGGGCCGTAGGCCACAGGCCCTGCGGCTGATTGAGCAGGACCCCTATGAACATCCTGAGAGGCTGCGGCAgttgcagcaggagctggagactTTTCGGGGACAGCTAGGGGATGCAGGAGCACTGGATGCAATCTGGAGAGAGTTGCAAGAGGCACAGGAACATGATGCCCGAGGTCGATCCATTGCTATTGCCCGCTGCTACTCGCTGAAGAACCGGCACCAGGATGTTATGCCCTATGACAGTAACCGTGTGGTGTTGCGCTCGGGCAAAGATGACTACATTAATGCTAGCTGTGTGGAGGGGCTCTCGCCGTACTGTCCACCTTTAGTGGCCACCCAGGCCCCACTGCCTGGCACAGCTGCTGATTTCTGGCTCATGGTGCATGAACAGAAAGTATCAGTCATTGTCATGTTGGTATCTGAGGCCGAAATGGAAAAG CAAAAGGTGGCACGCTACTTCCCCACTGAGAGGGGCCAGCCTATGGTGCATGGAGCCCTGAGTGTGGCACTGAGCAGTGTTCGCACTACCGAAACCCATGTGGAGCGAGTGCTGAGTCTGCAGTTCCGTGATCAGAGCCTCAAGCGCTCTCTTGTGCACCTCCACTTCCCTACTTGGCCTGAGCT AGGCCTGCCAGACAGCCCTGGCAACCTGCTGCGCTTCATCCAGGAGGTACATGCACATTATTTGCATCAGCGACCTCTGCACACACCTATTGTCGTACACTGCAG TTCTGGAGTGGGCCGCACAGGAGCCTTTGCACTGCTGTATGCAGCAGtgcaggaggtggaggctgggaatGGGATTCCTGAGCTGCCTCAGCTGGTGAGGCGGATGAGGCAGCAGAGAAAACACATGCTGCAGGAAAAA CTGCACCTCAGGTTCTGCCACGAGGCGCTGGTGAGACATGTGGAGCAGGTTCTCCAGCGCCATGGTATGCCCCCTCCAGGCAAGCCTGCGGCCAGTGTGAACATCAGTCAGAAG AATCACCTGCCTCAGGACTCACAGGATCTGGTCCTCGGTGGAGATGTGCCCATCAGTTCCATCCAGGCTACCATTGCCAAGCTCAGCATCCGGCCCCTAGGTGGCGTGGATTCCCCAGCTGCCAGCCTTCCAGGTCTTGTAGAACCCCCGGGTCTTCCACCAGCCAGCCTTCCAGAGCCTACTCCTgtcccatcctcctctcctccccctctctcttcgcCTCTGCCTGAAGCCCCACAGCCAGAGGAGGAGCCACCAGTGCCTGAAGCCCCCAGCTTAGGGCCCCCCTCCTCATCCCTGGAGCTGTTGGCCTCTCTGACTCCAGAGGCGTTTTCACTGGACAGCTCTTTGCGGGGAAAGCAACGGATGAGCAAGCAGAACTTTCTACAGGCCCACAATGGACAGGGTCTAAGGGCTGCCCAGCCTACAGATGATCCCCTAAGCCTCCTGGATCCACTTTGGACACTTAACAAGACCTGA